In Halorientalis sp. LT38, a genomic segment contains:
- the twy1 gene encoding 4-demethylwyosine synthase TYW1, with amino-acid sequence MSDSESGDGGPKQVSDPDYHSENHTAAQTCGWTKNALRGEGKCYKKIFYGIESHRCIQMTPVVKCNERCVFCWRDHAGHAYEMDEVEWDDPEAVVDASIELQTKLLSGFGGNDEVPRDVFEEAMEPRHVAISLDGEPTLYPYLPELIEAFHDRDITTFLVSNGTRPEVLAECDPTQLYVSVDAGDRATFDETVKAVEDDAWENLIDTLDVLAAKDETRTVLRTTCIEGLNMHNPGWYASMFQRADPDFVELKAYMHVGHSRGRLDRDSMPDHERVVEFAEDVMEHMPDHDVLKQVPASRVALLAEERNTLVPKLQKDSDFWE; translated from the coding sequence ATGAGCGACTCGGAGTCCGGGGACGGTGGGCCGAAGCAGGTCTCCGATCCCGACTACCACAGCGAGAATCACACGGCCGCCCAGACCTGCGGGTGGACCAAGAACGCCCTCCGCGGCGAGGGGAAGTGTTACAAGAAGATCTTCTACGGGATCGAGTCCCACAGGTGCATCCAGATGACGCCGGTCGTCAAGTGCAACGAGCGCTGCGTCTTCTGCTGGCGCGACCACGCCGGCCACGCATACGAGATGGACGAGGTGGAGTGGGACGACCCCGAGGCCGTCGTCGACGCCTCGATCGAACTCCAGACCAAACTGCTCTCGGGCTTCGGCGGCAACGACGAGGTCCCCCGTGACGTGTTCGAAGAGGCGATGGAACCGCGCCACGTCGCGATTTCCCTCGACGGCGAACCGACGCTCTACCCCTACCTCCCGGAACTCATCGAGGCCTTCCACGACCGCGATATCACCACCTTCCTCGTCTCGAACGGCACCCGGCCCGAGGTCCTCGCCGAGTGCGACCCCACCCAGCTGTACGTCAGCGTCGACGCCGGCGATCGGGCCACCTTCGATGAAACCGTCAAGGCCGTCGAGGACGACGCCTGGGAGAACCTGATCGACACGCTGGACGTGCTCGCGGCAAAGGACGAGACCCGGACCGTGCTGCGGACGACCTGCATCGAGGGGCTGAACATGCACAATCCGGGCTGGTACGCCTCGATGTTCCAGCGGGCCGATCCGGACTTCGTGGAGCTGAAAGCGTACATGCACGTCGGCCACTCGCGCGGGCGGCTGGACCGGGACTCGATGCCCGACCACGAACGCGTCGTCGAGTTCGCCGAGGACGTGATGGAACACATGCCCGACCACGACGTGCTGAAGCAGGTGCCCGCCTCGCGGGTCGCGCTGCTGGCCGAGGAGCGCAATACGCTCGTTCCGAAACTGCAGAAAGACAGTGACTTTTGGGAGTAG
- a CDS encoding HTH domain-containing protein, translating to MATDVQGTRDPEREAAADSDGDRAGRHTVTVHLRTAPSGPAARRQQAVLERVRALESRDDAPEFSVERWGAQVNVPVGDTDHDAGAVDLYEEFRTAVESVDGRLEPFFETREAVGGLLSAGPPTDRTIVFPVVCLTVREDGDLTGLYPHWSDGAHHSVEDGLAALAAGATGANLC from the coding sequence ATGGCCACCGACGTACAGGGTACTCGCGACCCCGAGCGGGAGGCTGCGGCGGACAGTGACGGTGACCGCGCGGGACGGCACACGGTGACGGTGCATCTGCGGACCGCGCCCTCGGGCCCGGCGGCCCGGCGTCAACAGGCGGTGCTTGAACGGGTCCGGGCGCTCGAATCGCGCGACGACGCCCCCGAATTCTCGGTCGAGCGGTGGGGCGCACAGGTCAACGTCCCCGTCGGCGACACCGACCACGACGCGGGGGCCGTCGACCTGTACGAGGAGTTCCGGACCGCCGTCGAGTCGGTCGACGGGCGCCTGGAGCCGTTCTTCGAGACCCGGGAGGCCGTCGGCGGATTGCTCTCCGCGGGGCCGCCGACCGACCGGACCATCGTGTTCCCGGTGGTCTGCCTCACGGTCCGCGAGGACGGCGACCTGACCGGGCTCTACCCTCACTGGAGCGACGGGGCCCACCACAGCGTCGAGGACGGACTGGCCGCGCTCGCCGCCGGGGCGACCGGGGCGAACCTCTGCTGA
- the argS gene encoding arginine--tRNA ligase, which yields MFLAARREVEDAVESALDELDLPTDDLGIEEPPEDVDAVLASSVAFRLAGEVGAAPPEVAADVASEIDAADYEYIAAVRTQGPYLNFLPSDAYFAATLEAAQADDYGRLDPKGVSVAVEHTSANPTGPVHVGRARNPIIGDALANVLDFAGYDVDRHYYVNDAGRQLAVFTWAYETFDESELPEPERDRAEYDMVRYYRKGNEFLENAPESEVEAAEDEIQSIMQGLESGDEAAYERVGEVVDTVLAGMRECLARLPAEFDEFVKETRFIRDGATDDVVERLQDLDEAVYEEDAWQLDLPDIDKNLVFLRSDGTSLYATRDLAHHEWKFDNYDRAVTVLGEDHKLQAEQVRTTLELLGHDTDQLDQVLYSYVNLPEGKMSTRRGTGIDLDDLLDEAIDRAREEVEDRLEDRLRNDDLDDEDVERIAHQVGIGAVRYDVVSKQPAKAITFEWDRALDFEAQSAPYVQYVHARACGILGEAREAGHQVVDAADLDADPLETPEARHLLATIARFPAVIDDAADDHHPHVVATYTREFAEAFNAFYRACPVLDADAETRAARLALVAAARHTVANALSVLGVAAPESM from the coding sequence ATGTTCCTTGCCGCGCGACGGGAGGTCGAGGACGCCGTCGAGTCCGCGCTCGACGAGCTTGACCTCCCCACCGACGACCTCGGGATCGAGGAGCCGCCGGAAGACGTCGACGCCGTCCTGGCTTCGAGCGTCGCCTTCCGGCTGGCCGGCGAGGTCGGCGCCGCACCCCCCGAGGTGGCCGCCGACGTCGCGAGCGAGATCGACGCCGCCGACTACGAGTATATCGCCGCAGTGCGGACGCAGGGTCCCTATCTCAACTTCCTGCCCAGCGACGCCTACTTCGCCGCGACGCTCGAGGCCGCACAGGCCGACGACTACGGCCGGCTCGACCCGAAGGGCGTGTCGGTCGCCGTCGAACACACCAGCGCCAATCCGACGGGGCCGGTCCACGTCGGCCGGGCGCGCAATCCCATCATCGGCGACGCACTGGCGAACGTCCTCGACTTCGCCGGCTACGATGTCGACCGCCACTACTACGTCAACGACGCCGGCCGCCAGCTCGCGGTGTTCACCTGGGCCTACGAGACCTTCGACGAGTCAGAACTCCCCGAGCCCGAACGCGACCGCGCGGAGTACGACATGGTCCGCTACTACCGGAAGGGCAACGAGTTCCTCGAAAACGCCCCCGAGTCCGAGGTCGAGGCCGCGGAGGACGAGATCCAGTCGATCATGCAGGGGCTGGAATCGGGCGACGAGGCGGCCTACGAGCGCGTCGGCGAGGTCGTCGACACGGTGCTCGCGGGGATGCGCGAGTGTCTGGCGCGCCTGCCCGCCGAGTTCGACGAGTTCGTCAAGGAGACGCGGTTCATCCGCGACGGCGCCACGGACGACGTCGTCGAGCGCCTGCAGGACCTGGACGAGGCCGTCTACGAGGAAGACGCCTGGCAACTGGACCTCCCCGATATCGACAAGAACCTCGTCTTCCTGCGCTCCGACGGCACCAGCCTCTACGCGACGCGGGACCTGGCCCACCACGAGTGGAAGTTCGACAACTACGACCGCGCGGTGACGGTCCTCGGCGAGGACCACAAGCTCCAGGCCGAGCAGGTCCGGACCACCCTCGAACTGCTGGGCCACGACACCGACCAGCTCGACCAGGTGCTGTACTCCTACGTCAACCTCCCCGAGGGGAAGATGAGCACCCGCCGGGGCACCGGGATCGACCTCGACGACCTGCTCGACGAGGCCATCGACCGCGCCCGCGAGGAGGTCGAGGACCGCCTCGAAGACCGGCTCAGAAACGACGACCTCGACGACGAGGACGTCGAACGCATCGCCCACCAGGTCGGGATCGGCGCCGTCCGCTACGACGTCGTCTCGAAACAGCCCGCCAAGGCCATCACCTTCGAGTGGGACCGGGCCCTGGACTTCGAGGCCCAGTCGGCCCCCTACGTCCAGTACGTCCACGCGCGGGCGTGCGGCATCCTCGGGGAAGCCCGCGAGGCCGGCCACCAGGTGGTCGACGCCGCGGACCTGGACGCCGACCCGCTGGAGACGCCGGAAGCCCGTCACCTGCTCGCGACGATCGCGCGGTTCCCGGCAGTGATCGACGACGCGGCCGACGACCACCATCCGCACGTCGTGGCCACCTACACCCGCGAGTTCGCCGAGGCGTTCAACGCCTTCTACCGGGCGTGCCCGGTGCTCGACGCCGACGCGGAGACGCGGGCGGCGCGGCTGGCGCTGGTCGCCGCGGCGCGACACACCGTCGCCAACGCGCTCTCCGTGCTCGGCGTCGCCGCCCCGGAGTCGATGTGA
- a CDS encoding MinD/ParA family ATP-binding protein, with product MTGYVYTIAGGKGGVGKTTTAINVAVSLQDAGHDVVVVDADLGMANLGAMLDVDHEPSLHQVLAGKAAVSDAIIEGPGGITLVPGERNLEAFADADPAKLRKVVKALSTAYEIVLIDTGAGLSHETTVPLGLADGVLLVTTADEVAIGDTVKTAQLAERIDGEVVGAVLTRADDDTNVSAVADKLDLEMLAVVPEDQDATKSEPLIINDPDSYAAEAYRRLASTLEEIYEANTEGGVEPDQEFEPSGVATDDGDDDAADADADDGDDEDDEEGVFGLFN from the coding sequence ATGACGGGATACGTCTACACAATCGCAGGCGGGAAGGGCGGCGTCGGGAAGACCACGACGGCGATCAACGTCGCCGTGTCGCTCCAGGACGCCGGCCACGACGTCGTCGTGGTCGACGCCGACCTGGGGATGGCCAACCTGGGCGCGATGCTCGACGTAGATCACGAACCGAGCCTCCACCAGGTCCTCGCCGGGAAGGCGGCCGTCAGCGACGCGATCATCGAAGGCCCCGGCGGGATCACGCTCGTCCCCGGTGAGCGCAACCTGGAGGCCTTCGCCGACGCCGACCCCGCGAAGCTCCGGAAGGTCGTGAAGGCCCTCTCGACGGCCTACGAGATCGTCCTCATCGACACCGGCGCGGGGTTGAGCCACGAGACGACGGTGCCGCTCGGCCTCGCCGACGGGGTCTTGCTCGTCACCACCGCCGACGAGGTCGCCATCGGCGACACCGTCAAGACCGCACAGCTCGCCGAACGCATCGACGGCGAGGTCGTCGGCGCGGTCCTGACGCGGGCCGACGACGACACCAACGTCTCGGCGGTCGCCGACAAACTCGACCTCGAGATGCTGGCGGTCGTCCCCGAGGACCAGGACGCCACCAAGTCCGAGCCGCTGATCATCAACGATCCGGACAGCTACGCCGCCGAGGCCTACCGCCGGCTGGCCTCCACGCTCGAGGAGATCTACGAGGCAAACACCGAGGGCGGCGTCGAGCCCGACCAGGAGTTCGAGCCCAGCGGCGTGGCCACCGACGACGGCGACGACGACGCGGCCGACGCGGACGCGGACGACGGCGACGACGAGGACGACGAGGAAGGCGTCTTCGGCCTGTTCAACTGA
- the prf1 gene encoding peptide chain release factor aRF-1, which translates to MSSSEQDQTDKQKYEFQKVIEDLKEYEGSGTQLVTIYIPDDRQISSVVEHVTQEHSEASNIKSKQTRTAVQDALTSIKDRLRYYDVYPPDNGMVVFSGAIDSGGGRTEMVTKVLESPPQPVESFRYHCDSDFLTEPLEEMLGDKGLFGLIVLDRRESNVGWLKGKRVEPVKSASSLVPGKQRKGGQSAQRFARLRLEAIDNFYQEVAGMADELFVDQRHEMDGILVGGPSPTKDEFLDGDYLHHELGDMVLGKFDVSYTDESGLHDLVDAAQDILDEHEVMQDKSEMEEFFKELHDGSLATYGFEATRENLVMGAVDRLLISEDMRRDVISYECPNEHDEREIVDRREETPDHDCTRCGETVDADDAEREDLIDHLMNIADQRGTETKFISTDFEKGEQLLNAFGGVAGILRYDTGV; encoded by the coding sequence ATGAGTAGCTCCGAGCAGGACCAGACGGACAAACAAAAATACGAGTTCCAGAAGGTCATCGAGGACCTCAAAGAGTACGAGGGCTCGGGGACCCAGCTCGTCACCATCTACATCCCCGATGACCGGCAGATCAGCTCCGTCGTCGAACACGTCACCCAGGAGCACAGCGAAGCCTCCAACATCAAGTCCAAGCAGACCCGGACCGCCGTCCAGGACGCCCTGACCTCCATCAAGGACCGCCTGCGCTACTACGACGTCTACCCGCCCGACAACGGCATGGTCGTCTTCTCCGGCGCCATCGATTCGGGCGGCGGCCGCACCGAGATGGTCACCAAGGTCCTCGAATCGCCGCCCCAGCCCGTCGAGTCCTTCCGCTATCACTGCGATTCGGACTTTCTCACCGAGCCCCTCGAGGAGATGCTGGGCGACAAGGGCCTGTTCGGCCTGATCGTCCTCGATCGACGGGAATCAAACGTCGGCTGGCTCAAGGGCAAGCGCGTCGAACCCGTGAAATCCGCCTCCTCGCTGGTCCCGGGCAAGCAGCGCAAAGGTGGCCAGTCCGCACAGCGATTCGCCCGCCTGCGCCTCGAGGCCATCGACAACTTCTACCAGGAGGTCGCCGGCATGGCCGACGAACTGTTCGTCGACCAGCGCCACGAGATGGACGGCATCCTCGTCGGCGGTCCCTCGCCCACGAAGGACGAGTTCCTCGACGGTGACTACCTCCACCACGAACTCGGGGACATGGTCCTCGGGAAGTTCGACGTCTCCTACACCGACGAGTCGGGCCTCCACGACCTCGTCGACGCCGCCCAGGACATCCTCGACGAACACGAGGTGATGCAGGACAAATCGGAGATGGAGGAGTTCTTCAAGGAACTCCACGACGGGAGCCTCGCCACCTACGGGTTCGAGGCCACCCGCGAGAACCTCGTCATGGGCGCGGTCGACCGCCTGCTCATCTCCGAGGACATGCGCCGGGACGTGATCTCCTACGAGTGTCCCAACGAGCACGATGAACGCGAGATCGTCGACCGCCGCGAGGAGACGCCCGACCACGACTGCACGCGCTGTGGCGAGACCGTCGACGCCGACGACGCCGAGCGCGAGGACCTCATCGACCACCTGATGAACATCGCCGACCAGCGCGGCACCGAGACGAAGTTCATCTCCACGGACTTCGAGAAGGGCGAACAGCTCCTCAACGCCTTCGGCGGCGTCGCCGGCATCCTCCGCTACGACACCGGCGTCTGA
- a CDS encoding DUF6276 family protein, with the protein MDCPHCQTAMVRFAVADEWRSHLPEDSPGAAICPTCLTMEPDPDPPASPPEFYHIGEPFPEGEAAVPMAISLGLLDSLALNRSEITDLFAAVEEAGTDPLLVLDRLATAGSVDSRVDLQGRRQQLEQLLD; encoded by the coding sequence ATGGACTGTCCACACTGCCAGACCGCCATGGTGCGGTTCGCGGTGGCCGACGAGTGGCGGTCGCATCTCCCGGAGGACTCGCCGGGGGCGGCGATCTGCCCGACCTGTCTCACGATGGAACCCGATCCGGACCCACCGGCGTCGCCGCCGGAGTTCTACCACATCGGTGAGCCGTTCCCGGAGGGCGAGGCCGCGGTCCCGATGGCCATCTCGCTGGGCCTCCTGGATTCGCTGGCGCTCAACAGGTCGGAGATCACCGACCTGTTCGCGGCCGTCGAGGAGGCGGGCACCGATCCGCTGCTGGTGCTCGACAGGCTCGCGACCGCGGGGAGCGTCGACAGTCGGGTCGATCTACAGGGCCGGAGACAGCAGCTCGAACAGTTGCTCGACTAG
- a CDS encoding V-type ATP synthase subunit D — protein sequence MAKDVKPTRKNLMAIEDRIELSERGHDTLEKKRDGLIMEFMDILDQAQDVRSDLNQHYADAQRKINMARAMEGDMAVRGAAAALKEHPELTTESKNIMGVVVPQIESSKVKKSLDERGYGVLGTSARIDEAAEAYEQLLETIILAAEVETAMKKMLTEIETTKRRVNALEFKLLPELKNNQEYIEQKLEEQEREEIFRMKKIKAKKEEEEKAEREAEAEEAEAEEEAVAADD from the coding sequence ATGGCTAAGGACGTCAAACCGACCCGGAAGAACCTCATGGCCATCGAGGACCGGATCGAACTCTCCGAACGGGGCCACGACACGCTCGAGAAGAAGCGGGACGGCCTCATCATGGAGTTCATGGACATCCTCGACCAGGCCCAGGACGTCCGGTCGGACCTCAATCAGCACTACGCGGACGCCCAGCGCAAGATCAACATGGCGCGCGCGATGGAGGGCGACATGGCGGTCCGCGGGGCCGCCGCCGCGCTGAAGGAACACCCCGAACTCACCACCGAGTCCAAGAACATCATGGGCGTCGTCGTGCCCCAGATCGAGTCCTCGAAGGTGAAAAAGAGCCTCGACGAGCGGGGCTACGGCGTGCTCGGGACCAGCGCCCGCATCGACGAGGCCGCCGAGGCCTACGAGCAACTGCTGGAGACCATCATCCTCGCCGCCGAGGTCGAGACGGCGATGAAGAAGATGCTCACGGAGATCGAGACGACCAAGCGCCGCGTCAACGCCCTGGAGTTCAAGCTCCTGCCCGAACTGAAGAACAACCAGGAGTACATCGAGCAGAAGCTCGAGGAGCAAGAGCGAGAAGAGATCTTCCGCATGAAGAAGATCAAGGCCAAGAAAGAAGAGGAGGAGAAGGCCGAACGCGAGGCGGAGGCCGAAGAAGCGGAAGCCGAGGAAGAAGCGGTCGCAGCCGACGACTGA